In the genome of Limnobaculum zhutongyuii, one region contains:
- a CDS encoding MarC family NAAT transporter has translation MNDVLQIMHLIGLGLVLLIPLTNHLTSVALFLSLSGDMSREERHNQAMMASFYVFLILVIAFFCGELVMRLFGISIPGLRIAGGLIVAYIGFRMLFPPAHPPKPEKIEGEETKVLKPTTQSIAFVPIAMPSTAGPGTIAMVISAASTWHQVGNYSEWMVYTAVVLTAVILSLVLWGCLRSSDLIMKGVGKSGIEAISRVMGFLLVCMGVQFMINGVFELIKTYPGA, from the coding sequence ATGAATGATGTACTGCAAATTATGCACTTGATTGGCCTTGGGTTGGTGCTGCTGATCCCATTGACCAACCATTTAACTTCGGTAGCACTGTTTCTCAGCCTGAGCGGCGATATGAGCCGTGAAGAGCGTCATAATCAGGCCATGATGGCCTCATTCTATGTGTTCCTGATTCTGGTTATTGCGTTTTTCTGTGGTGAGCTGGTAATGCGGCTGTTTGGCATCTCAATTCCTGGTTTGCGTATTGCCGGTGGATTAATTGTGGCCTACATCGGTTTCAGAATGCTGTTTCCTCCTGCACATCCGCCTAAACCAGAAAAGATCGAGGGCGAAGAGACAAAGGTATTGAAACCCACCACTCAAAGCATCGCTTTTGTTCCTATTGCCATGCCGAGTACCGCCGGGCCGGGTACCATTGCTATGGTTATCTCTGCGGCTTCAACTTGGCATCAGGTAGGAAACTACAGTGAATGGATGGTCTATACCGCCGTAGTGTTAACCGCAGTGATATTATCGCTGGTGCTATGGGGATGCTTACGTAGTTCCGATTTGATTATGAAAGGCGTAGGTAAAAGCGGTATCGAAGCCATCTCTCGGGTTATGGGCTTCCTGTTGGTATGTATGGGAGTACAGTTTATGATTAATGGTGTCTTTGAACTGATTAAAACCTACCCGGGTGCATAA